A stretch of DNA from Sylvia atricapilla isolate bSylAtr1 chromosome 3, bSylAtr1.pri, whole genome shotgun sequence:
TAGCTTTATGAAGTAGTCCCACCAGATTTCTTCCATCTGTTTGCGATAACTGACTAACCATATCAGGTTGCTCAAATTATATATAAGCTAAATATACTTGAAGTGAATTTAAGGAAGCCTTTTCTAGAGGCTGAACTGATTATGTGGGAGTAATGTGTATAGCTCACACTTCACAGGAGTATAATTTCACTAGTTTGCAAGAGCATTCACAGGTTGCAGTGAACCTACTGGATTCCATATTTTATGTGCATCTTAAAAGTGAGGGTTTGTGAATCAGATGTGCTTGCTGATAATACAGGGTTAAAATCACCTCTGATTCTACAAATACTCAAAGTCTGCAAGATATTTTTGCTTAAACAAGACACACTAGAGTGAGACTTGAAGACACAATGATATTGTGAAAATGACTCTGCTGCTCTGACCCCTCGACCCTGTACTACTGGTTGAgatgtatttattatattacACCACACCCAAATATACGCTCTCTAATATGCTCAAATGTACTTCATAAGCCTAAAGGAAACTTGAATTGATGCATTTTGTGGACTAAAGCATTTGAGAGAAGTGAAATTCCTGAAACAAGTAGTTTTTCTCCATTGAATGTACATATCTTCATTTTGTGAATTAAGCCTGCATTTTGTTCCCCATATTTGGTTATAAATGACTATTTCCTTCGATTCAATTTGCAGTATGGGGGGCATTTATTCTTTGGCTGCCATAGGACTGCCCTGAATACTAGTCAAATACTGTTTGTAGCAGTTTTAGAGGAGGCTTTTTTTGGAATGAGTTGTGATTTATTCTGCCCATCTTTCTTGCACTATCTTCAACAGGAAACTGGCATAGAAAAAACAGTTAACAGTTTTAGAGAACATGCCACTGCTGGCACTATAGCTAAAAGTCTGttaaaacaatggaaaaagCTTGTTTCTCCAGAAAGTAAAAGGTAGGTGTGAACTTTTATCCTTAAAGTTAATTATACTGtagtgtaatttttaaatacacattgGAAATTTAGGAAGGTGTTTGGAATGACAAATGTACATTGAATTGGAATGTGAATTGATTGCAAGAAATAAGAATGCAGTTGTAAAATATGAGGAAAACAATCAAACTATTATTGGTCAACTAGCCAGTCAGCACCCTgacttcagctgcttttttgtgAGTGGCACAAGTTCTTAGGTCCCAGCTGGTGCAAACAGGACTAAACCTTGATGGGCATTGCTCTGCACTTCAGGAAATTAGGAaactttctccttcttcccagaTGTGGTGGTTAAATGAGGCAGCTCTCCAGTGATGTGGTTGTATGGAGGTTTTTCTTGTAATGTTCTTGTGGGCTGAGAGGAGGAGGCACTCTGAGGAGATGCAATTTcctctggaggaggaggcatAGTGAGGAGATGCAGTTTCTTCTGAGACTGAAGCAGCCACCACTGCCATTGCCAGGCCACCTCTGCTTTAGATGTTTGTGGCGTTCCAATAGTTCCAGACAGTTGAGCTGAGAAAACCAAGGGAATAATTTGACTAAATTAGTGCATTTTAAGTCTGAAGTTGCTCAAGCAGCAGGAAAGTAAAATACCAGAACCTGTGATAAACAAATCATGAAGGCTGACCTGTTAATCTGTCTCACCTACAGAGCATGTTGTAAATTTTTGTCTCCTAGCTATTTCAAAGTACTATGTCTTTGTTATAAAGCATGCAGGGAAGCTTTATGAAAAGTGGTATCCAGCATGTTATAGGCAGATAGTACTAccaggtttgtttttctcctcaggGTATGTCCCTACTCTCCACTTGTTTTGCTTATCAATTCTTGTTTCAGTATTTAGCAATGCTGGACCCAAGAGCTCTGTGATTCTATACTGATAATGGAAGAATAAGAACACAGTGCAGAACTAAATTCTGGGTTTTGTGAAACTATGACATGGTGTGATTTTATGCTTTTAGTTGAACTAGTTTTGGAAAAACAGACTGTTTAAGAATTTTGCATCAGCTGCAGAATGgggtgtaatttttttattgttgcagTAAtcacaggggaagaaaaaataatgaaaaaggaaCATGTGAGATGCCAACTTCTGTTTCCAAGGAGATTAAGCCTTCAGAGAAGCCTGAAACATCTGTACTGGCCTTTAGAAGTTCCAGTGGTGCTCCTATTTCTACAAAGTTGAATAAAGAGCATATTTGTAGTCAAAAGACCCATCAAAGTACAAATTCTGAGTCTCCAAAAGAATGTGATAATAAAGAATGTAGCAGCAATGGCTCTAAGCATGCTTCCCAGGGTACCAATTCACAGGCTAAAGAAAGTGAGTTCAAAGAGAGCATCTCCACAGAGAgcaagaaaatttcagaaaagcagcattcCTCTGCAGGCAATGAGGGCTTATTACTCCTGAAGGAAAAGCCTAGTAAGGATGCTTCCAAACAGAGAAATCCTAAACATgtaaagaaaccaaaacaaaatcttgtTATGGAAGACCAAGCCAAATCATCTAGTGATGAGGAATTTGAACCCCCTGCTATGTCTTTTGAATCTTATCTTACTTATGATGAGGTTAccaacaaaagaaagagaaaggctTGCTCTACAGGTGCACAGCCCAAAAAGTGCAGTAAACAGAAGAGTAGCATGAAACCCCAAAAGACTTCAAAACTTTCTCAGGCAAAAGAGGGAGTTGAAGATGTAAAAAAATGTGAGAGTGATCAATCAGAAACTCCCAGTAAAAAGGTAAGCCACTACAGGGTTGAGATCACAGCAGATAAACTGCAGACAAACAAGTGCTTTGGACTTTTAATTTCAGTGAGatttatctgtttttattttaaggaacaGATTGCATTACTCTGATGTATCAGCTGCATTGCAATTGCCAGTAATTACAgtagtgggggaaaaaaagagatacagTTTGCAATTGAATTACTTGTAATTTTAGCATTATTTCCAACATCAGTGTTTGGTCCTTACCAACTAATCTGCGTTTGACTTGCTAAATGCAAAGGCAGTTAACTTTGAAAAGacatccacatttttttctttcttaaccATCTTAGtttgtggctgctgcagctctttgtgTGTAGAATAGTCCTTCTGTCAGATGCTGTGGCTCTTTAATAGTGAATGTTAAGGTTTGCAGTGGAACTGAACATTCTTTAAATGCATTGAAGTAAACCACAGTATTGCATATAAAACTAAATTATGCATATTCTTAACCTGAGCTAGTCCCTTGAAGTGCAAAAAGCTTAAATAGCTCCTCTGAGAAAATGTGTATGCAAAAATGTGTATTAATTAGACCTTTTAAATGAAGACCTTTTGTGCACTGAAAATTAGAGTTGTCTTCAGGTTTATATCTTCACTGTGATGTGAAAGCATCAGGCTTTTTTTATTATGGAAGATCTGCAATCTTAATGTGGTATCTTCTGTCCCAGATGGGGAAATATTATTGTAGAGGCTTATGTATGATACTCTAACATAAACTGTTTGATGAAAAACCTTTGATATTCAATCAGTTGTGAGAAGTTACTATAGATACTTAAATGAGATTAGGGATTGCAGGTTTTGGGCTGTGCCTGACTTGCAATTGGAGGACATTTGAGACCTGATTTAGGTGTTGCACCTTATCCATTTGTAGGGACCTATACTTAACAGGCTGCTGCACCTTTAAATCCCTTTTTAGGGGATATGATCTAGGAGATTTGATAGGACCAGGTATAAAGCTGTGTCTTGTCTTTTAGAATTATGCTTTTGTCATCTTGCAGTTTTGCCTCATTCACTGCATGCCTCAACAGTGATTTATCTGAAAGCCCGTTAGCTCTACATATTTACTCTGTTCTTTAATCTATGTGCTAATTGCAGATATCCCACTAAGTTCCTTTTGTGGTATAGTCTTGGTAAGTGGAGTATGAAAGAATATACTGAAAAGTAATCCTTTGAGTAAATTTTAGTGTAGAAAAGCAAGAATTCTGATTATCCTTGTTCATTTTGGGATTTGCATAAATATTTGGGGGTTTATTGTAGCTTATTTTAAGCCTGGTCAACCTCAACTTTATAATAGTGAAGTAATCTTTCCTTGACTGTGCACAGGCCAAAGTGGCATCCCTCCAAGAGCTTCTTAGTACTCCACTACCTAAAACTCTGCCAGGCATCTCAGAATTATTTCCCCCATGTACTGCAGACTTCACAGGTAAGTAATATACAAGGCTGATAAATGTGAAATAGTGTAGGTTTTTACAGCTCTGTGTAGAAATGTTTTATCCCCTTTTCCAATAAGCTGTATTACCTCATGAGTCCATGGCAAAGAAGGGCCTCACTTTCTCATTTGTAGAAATCATGTTGAAGCTGAAGGGAGTTATAAGGCCTTCCTTCTTACATCTTACTGAATAAAGGAATACTGAGTAATGCTGCCACAGACTTGGGGAAGGCATAAATCAAGTGGCAGTTCTGCAGGCTCCATTTATCTTTACTCATTTCTGTAACTTAAAGTAGGCAAAGTCTTAGCAGAAATTATCTTAGGTAAAACAAATATATGAGGCACTAGGTCTAGCTTTGGCACAGGAATCACTAGCATCATTATAGGTAGGTGACATAAAGTACCAGTGATTCCCCTGGCAGCTCTTCTGATGCTTCAGTGGTTTTCTACCACTGGGATCTTGAAACATTGCTGCTATTGGAGTTCCTGGCTTCTTTAACATAACTCAGGAGGATTAGTTCTGTACATGGATAACAGAACAACTGAGGTGTGAATACAGCTCATATAGACTGGTGATAAAAATGCAAGACTGATTTGAGTTGGTGCAGCTCACTTGCCATGTGCATCTTGGAGTTAGGTGATGGTGAATGGACTTTTGCAACTTGCAGTATGTGCAAAGGTCCTATGCTGTAATGCAGTAACTTTGTattaagaaaatactttgtatATGTAAGCAAAAGTAATATATGTTTATCTCAGAGCTGAATGTTTGAAGCATTGTGAAACCTGCCTGATGTTTTGCTTGCAGCGTCCACAGTACCCATTGTAGAAGCACCCCAGCAAGTCAATTCACAGCCGCAAGATACAGTTCAATTCACAGGACAGAGACTGAACTCTAAAATGCAGGTTTACTCTGGCTCTAAGGCAGTCTGCCTTTCAAAGATGCTCACACTGTATGAGCAGTGTATCCGCATGCTTCACAACAATATTGAGTGTGAGTACTGCAGGGGATTTGTAACACTTCTGGCTCTAAGgggatgagattttttttttctccatgccAACCAGTGacacattaaaatatattgttcCTCCCTATTAATGGTGATTTAGTTGAAAGGCACTTGCAGAAATGGATTGATGACTTTGCTAAATGTagctttattttgaaagcttaCCATTTTAAAGGTCCGAGTTTACTTAAAATAATATCCTATAAGTGATAAACTAAAAattctgtccctgccctccatGTTTGTCGTGATCAAGacattcttttcttccttgcataggcagaggaggaagtgaTGCATATCAGTAAAGATGGGGCAATGACTATTCCAAGATGCTTTATCCATCCTCAAGTATAACTTCTAGTCAGTATAGAACTGctgatttataaatattttcatagcCTGACATGGGATGTGGTATTAGTGCTTGCTgaaattgtgtttttatttttaaagtgtctgAGTGGTGTTACCCATTGAGTAAAATAAGTGAGATACTGAAACCACTGTCCTC
This window harbors:
- the LOC136358849 gene encoding elongin-A-like isoform X2, whose amino-acid sequence is MAEKGRSSARSRARRVRGLQERLRCAQEPAEILKTLKVLQGLDLSLDILVETGIEKTVNSFREHATAGTIAKSLLKQWKKLVSPESKSNHRGRKNNEKGTCEMPTSVSKEIKPSEKPETSVLAFRSSSGAPISTKLNKEHICSQKTHQSTNSESPKECDNKECSSNGSKHASQGTNSQAKESEFKESISTESKKISEKQHSSAGNEGLLLLKEKPSKDASKQRNPKHVKKPKQNLVMEDQAKSSSDEEFEPPAMSFESYLTYDEVTNKRKRKACSTGAQPKKCSKQKSSMKPQKTSKLSQAKEGVEDVKKCESDQSETPSKKAKVASLQELLSTPLPKTLPGISELFPPCTADFTASTVPIVEAPQQVNSQPQDTVQFTGQRLNSKMQVYSGSKAVCLSKMLTLYEQCIRMLHNNIELLQEAGGVPFEILEPVLARCTPEQLFRIEKCNMMFIKETDHLWKEHCQRDFKNESLLEYESWREMYWRLFNQREEKLKILTKTILSAQSEKPKGRQVKMAYVTGAAKPPRNICRQQKIHMTAGPVIQLHPTEKTGIPEMRDRNNSLSNLIPPGNCRSSSSGVMIQGGKTPTKKIAPIMKKTLKALRSRVGQ
- the LOC136358849 gene encoding elongin-A-like isoform X1; this translates as MAEKGRSSARSRARRVRGLQERLRCAQEPAEILKTLKVLQGLDLSLDILVETGIEKTVNSFREHATAGTIAKSLLKQWKKLVSPESKSNHRGRKNNEKGTCEMPTSVSKEIKPSEKPETSVLAFRSSSGAPISTKLNKEHICSQKTHQSTNSESPKECDNKECSSNGSKHASQGTNSQAKESEFKESISTESKKISEKQHSSAGNEGLLLLKEKPSKDASKQRNPKHVKKPKQNLVMEDQAKSSSDEEFEPPAMSFESYLTYDEVTNKRKRKACSTGAQPKKCSKQKSSMKPQKTSKLSQAKEGVEDVKKCESDQSETPSKKAKVASLQELLSTPLPKTLPGISELFPPCTADFTASTVPIVEAPQQVNSQPQDTVQFTGQRLNSKMQVYSGSKAVCLSKMLTLYEQCIRMLHNNIELLQEAGGVPFEILEPVLARCTPEQLFRIEKCNMMFIKETDHLWKEHCQRDFKNESLLEYESWREMYWRLFNQREEKLKILTKTILSAQSEKPKGRQVKMAYVTGAAKPPRNICRQQKIHMTAGPVIQLHPTEKCKTGIPEMRDRNNSLSNLIPPGNCRSSSSGVMIQGGKTPTKKIAPIMKKTLKALRSRVGQ